Below is a genomic region from Armatimonadota bacterium.
CTTCATTCTTTAATAGTCAAAACTGGTGAATATAAATATCCAAAGCCCTCTAGAATGGCAATTTCAACCCCAGCTGTACAATTGCTTCCTGAGCTTGCAGAAAAGTATGCGGGCGAATTAACACTAATTACTTTAGGCCCGCTGACAAACGTTGCAAGGGCAATCCTCGACAAGCCGGTGGCGATGGCTTCGTTAAAGGAAATTATTATTATGGGCGGTGCTTTTCGCGTTTATGGAAATACTACGACAGTTGCCGAGTTCAACATTTTTGTTGATCCTCATGCAGCTGAAGTTGTGCTAGATGTAGGTGTTCCAATTACCTTTGTACCGCTCGACGTTACGGAACAAGTTTGCCTTGAGATGGGCTACGTTACCCGCGAAATAAAGCCGCTTGGCACTAAGTTGTCTGAATTTCTGTCGGATTTGACAAGGGAATATATCCAATATCACATGAAGACCGAGGGTTTTCCTGGTTGCTATCTTCACGACCCGCTTGCTGTTGGAGTGGCAATTGACCCGACAATTGTTGGGATGAGAGAGGGCTTTGTCCAGATTGAGACGGCAGGAAATATCACTACAGGCATGACTGTTTGCGATCTTCGTCCTCAACCTTTGGTTGAGAATCCGCCTAATGCGCGAATATGCACTGAGGTAGACGCCCACCGCTTCTTACGGCTATTTTTAGAGAGGATAAAAGGCTAAAGCTCACTTACAATCCTTCTTCGCTTTAATTTCAGCTTGGCCAGTGGGACAAAGATGCAAAATGGGACAAATGCTATGTTTTGGCGACCGAGCTGTGCAGATTGTACGTCCTAAAGCGACGATTGCATCGCTGAATGCAACCCAATCCTCTTCGGGGACTATTTCCCGTAGCGCCATTTCAACCTTGTCCGCTTCCTTTTTCTCGGCAAGTATGGGGTCCACCAGCCCCAATCGTGCTGAGACACGCAGGACGTGCGTATCTACTATTATTGCCGGCTTACCGTAAGCACGCGCTAGAATGACGTTTGCCGTCTTGCGCCCTACACCAGGAAGCTTTGTTAGTTCCTCAATGGTGTCGGGTACTTTTCCGCCATAGCGGCTGACGATTTCCTTGGAGGCTTCTATTATTGATTTGGCCTTTTGGCGGAAAAATCCAGTCTCGTGGATGTCTGTTTCAAGCTCTTTTGGATCAGCGTTTGCAAAGTCTTCGGGCGATCTGTACTTTTTGAATAACCTTGCCGTCACCTCGTTGACCTTCACATCGGTGCTCTGGGCGGCAAGGATTGTGGCGACCAGCAGCTCGAAGGGTGTCGTGAAATTAAGCATTACTTCAGGCTTGGGGTGTGTGCGTTTTAGGATTTCTAGAATTTCTTGTACTCGCCTTCTTTTGTCTTCCATTGGGGAAAGCCTCCTTTCGGCATTAACCGTAAGCTTGCTGAGAAATGAAGATTATACTAAAGAGCTTTGATTTAACGCTCATTTTGAAGATTTGCGCTTGTATGAAACAATTGCAGAATCGGGCTGGTTTTTCAGAAAGATTTGCAAGCCCCTTTCAATAAGGTCGCATCCTCTTTTAATTGATGATTGATTTGTATCAAGGTTTGTAATGATATATTCAGAGTTTGGATCAAGTCCGTGAAGCTTGAATCTTGCGGATTCATAGGGGCTAGCTGGACGGCGAAATGCTTGAACCATACCTTCGCCAAGGTCGGGATGGTCGAATTGCCAAGCTATCCATACGTCGGTATTTAAGCTGTAGGATGTTAGCGGATAGTAATCTCCGAGCATATACGGCGCAACCTTTCGCCATTGCTCGACAAGTTTTCTGACAATTTTGTAGTCAGAATCCTTTACTCGCATATCCCAACATCCTGTTATATGAGGGCATATGGCACTTCTGAAACTGTAAGCGTCAAACTGGTTTACACCTGTTCCAAAGAAAGGAATCCAGAACGAGATTCCATACGTGTGGCATTGCTGACCAATTGGCTCCAAAATATAATCACTTCGGAGGAGAGGCACGGCCCGCCGCAGAGTCTCTAGGTCGTTCCTTCGTCCGCCAGATGCGCAAGTGTCAATTAGCATGTTCGGATGCCGCCGCCGCAGCTCGTCCCAAAATGCAAGAAATCCCTCTACATATTTAATTTCAGTTATGCCTTGTCTATCTTCGGAATCATTTCCTCGCCAATAGGGCAGTGGGTCAATATTAAAGTCGTTTCGATACAAATCAATTCCTTGCTCGACAATAAGCTTATCCACATGTTCCGTGAGCCATCTTAAAGCCTCAGGGTTGCCAAGATTTAGGAGCTTCTGATTACCATCGGGCCCCAAAAGCCACTCAGGATGTTTCTCATAAATCCATGTTCCGGGTGTTACTCGCTCAGGTTCGAACCAAACTATTGTTTTAACACCCTTAGCATGAGCATGGTCGCTAATTTGCCGGAGCCCTCCTGGAAATCGCTTAGTATCCACTTCCCAAGTGCCAGTGTTGGGCCAGCCGGTTTCGTTTACGTACCACCCGGCGTCCATCCACCAATAATCAATTTGAATGCCTTCCTCTATGTATCGGTCGATAAAAAACTTCTGGCTTTCGCTGTCTGCATAGACCATTTCACCATATTGGTGGGAACTGCATCCAGCCATCTGAGGCTGAACTTGTTTGCCATAAGGTTTAGGAAGGTTGTGTTCGAGCATCCACCGACGCCAAATGTTGTGAGCGCGAAGGCGGTCACCTTGCCAAAATTGGAGTACAATTAAGGGCGTGCGAACCTCCTCGCCAGGATGGAGTTTGAAGTGTGTCAGCTCCTGGCCTGCCCTCGCTCGAAGACATTTCTCGCTTTCGCGTATGAAATCCGCCGCCCATTGCCCAGGCCAGCCTATTGCCATTATTACTCCATCGAAGCCTGATTGAATGTTGAAGTAAGGCAAATCGCTATTAGATGAGCGTCCACCTGAGGTAGCAATATGCTTATGTGCACCAGCTGGAAGTATGTCAGCAAGTGGCTGGTAGTCGTTGGGAAGGCATGGGCTTCCAACGTGATGGTGGAGGACAAAGTTCTCACTGCCACTTCTGATAAATAGACAATCTAATGCTTTCAAGTCTGAAATAATGGGCGTGTCAGCTGAACCGGTATTTTTAAAGTAGATTATCCATTCAACAATGGGAAAATACTTATATTCTATTGCCGCAAGCCGAACAACCAGACCAGTTTTTTTATCTCTATAGACGGTCGTGTGCTCAACCTTATGATTATCGAGATTTTTGGACTTTCGCTCAACCGTCCATGTTTTGAGGAATTCCGAGGAAAGCTTGCCATCGTAGGTAAAGGAGAACGGAGGCTCTGAGTCGAACATTTGAGCCTGGTCATTTCCTACAATTGGTAAATCTCCTAACCATATTTCGGACCCATCCTCCATGGTGGCTTTTGCATCGGCCCAGTCTGCTTGGTCGCAAGCTATTCCATCGCCGGCATCGCTTACCTCCAGCGTGAACTCGGTTGAGCCATTTAAAGGCACATTGACAGCGATAGGATCATTGCCCTCCCGCATGATACCAGAATTGAAGAGTTCTTTCTCGTTTGCTTTAACGGAGAATATAATGCTCCCGCGCCCGCCGCTGGTTTGCTCGTTACTATCAACGCCGACAAATGCTGTGAAGTTTGCTCCTGGACCAGGAAGGCGCACAACAACCTTGCTAGTAGCATGATAATAAAGGCCTCGGCTGTACTGGGTGCCAGCAATGTTCAGAGGGCGGCCAGCTCGGGCATTTCTCTGCACTGGGTCGTGGTTTGCAAGAACTAGCAAACCAGACTTAGGGCTCGCTTTTTCTACAATGCCTTGGAACTTCGCCGTCGCCCAGCGATGTGCAGTTACAATCTCGCCGGTCGTAATATTCGCCCCGCTTGCCAACTGTAAGGCTGCCAATATCGCCACCCCCATTAATATCCCAATCATTTCATTCCCCTTATTTGCATTATAGATTGCATTTGTCAGGAAGGCAACGCAGGTGGCGGCAATTAGATGTATCTATTACTTTTACTAATTTTTTGTTAAATGGCGTCTCATAAATCCTTTTCCCTGGTCTTGCATGTACTGTTGGCAAGTGGTATAATTCACGCGTCTGCCCGTCCGCAAGTAGCGGATGGGCGCATTCGTGAGGAGGCGAAATTATGAGGCTAAGCAAGGCAGAGGTTGAACATGTTGCCTGGCTTGCGCGGCTTGAGCTTTCCGATGAGGAAAAACAGCGGCTCACAGGGCATCTTAATGAGATTATGGTCCACTTTGAAAAGCTCCAACAATTGGATACCAATGAAGTGGCTCCCACCTCGCACTCGATACCTGTGCAAAATATATATCGTGAAGACGTTGTTGGGCAGTGTTTGTCTGCGGACCAAGCTCTTTCAAATGCTCCTGAGGCGCGCGATGATTATTTCGTCGTCCCACAAGTTGTAGAGACGTAAGTGTAGCCAAGGTCTCTATGCAAAATAAAGACAGCCTGAGGCATAGAGCTAGCGGTACTACACAGGAGGAGAGCGATTTGCACCTACATACTCTAACAGCCCATGAGCTGCACGAAATGCTTAAAGCCCGAAAGGTAAGCTCGGTTGAACTCACTCGGGCGGTATTGGAACGCATTTCGGCGGTTGAAGATAAAGTTAAGGCATATGTAACAATTGTTGGCGAATCGGCGCTCGAGGCGGCGAATGCTGTTGACGAGAAAATCGCTCGCGGGGAAGAGATTAGCCCACTTGCTGGCATCCCCACTGCTATCAAAGATAACATGTGTACCGCTGGGGTCCTCACAACATGTTCCTCTAAAATTCTCTACAACTACATTCCGCCGTACGGTGCTACCGTTGTTAAGCGCCTGATTGACAGCGGGGCAGTCGTAATCGGGAAAACGAACTTAGACGAGTTTGCAATGGGTTCTTCGACCGAGAATTCTGCTTTTTTTGCAACAAGGAACCCATGGAATCTTTCTAAAGTTCCCGGTGGATCAAGTGGAGGCTCGGCAGCTGCAGTCTCAGCCGATGAGGCGATTCTAGCTCTTGGCTCGGATACGGGCGGTTCGATACGCCAGCCGGCTTCTTTCTGTGGCATTGTTGGAATGAAACCAACTTATGGCAGGGTTTCTCGCTATGGTTTAGTAGCTTTCGCTTCATCTCTTGATCAAATTGGCCCTATGACGAAGGATGTCACCGATACTGCAATTCTACTCAATGCCATCTGCGGCAAAGATCCGCTTGATTCGACGTCGGTTGACCTGCCTGTGCCCGATTTTACAAGGGCACTGAGAAACGACGTTAGAGGACTCAAGATCGGCGTCCCGAAGGAATTTTTTGCGCAGGGGGTTCGCCCTGAAATTGCAGATGCAGTAATGAAAGGCGTGGAGTTGTTATGCAGCCTAGGCGCCGATTTTCGTGAACTATCTATGCCAATAATGGAGTATACGCTCCCAACCTACTACATCCTTGCACCCGCAGAGGCTAGCTCGAACCTTGCCCGTTATGACGGCGTCCGGTATGGCTATCGAAGCGAGCACTCGCCTGATGTGCTCACTATGTTCGCAAAGACAAGGCAAGAGGGTTTCGGCGCCGAAGTTAAGCAAAGGATAATGATTGGTACCTATGTTCTAAGCGCCGGCTATTATGATGCATACTATCTGAAAGCGCAGAAAGTTCGCACTCTTGTACGCCAAGCATATGACGAGGCGTTCAAAGAATTCGATGTGCTAATCAGCCCAACTTCGCCGACAGTTGCTTTTGGGATTGGTGAGAAGGTTGATGACCCGCTTGAAATGAAGTTGGCGGATGTTTGCACAATACCCATAAATTTGGCAGGAATTCCAGCAATTTCAGTGCCATGTGGCTTTAGTGAGGGTTTGCCTATCGGAATGCAGATTATGGGCAGGCCATTTGATGAAGAAACCATTCTTCGCGTAGCGTATACTTTCGAGCAGAATACGGAGTACCATACAAAGAAGCCACTCCTTTAGAAATAGGAGTAAGAAGTCATCATGACAATAGAGTACGAACCTGTAATCGGCTTGGAGGTTCATGCCGAACTGCTAACCGAAAGCAAGATGTTTTGCAGTTGTCCGAATGCCTTTGCCGGAGAGCCGAATTCGCGGACCTGTCCTGTGTGCCTGGGACTCCCTGGATCGCTTCCTGTTGCGAACAAAAAGGCGGTGGAGTTCGTCATTCGAACAGCCCTTGCACTTAATTGCGAGGTATCCAGTTACAGCATTTTCCATCGGAAGAATTACTTCTACCCTGACTTAGTGAAAAATTACCAGATATCTCAATATGATTATCCAATTGGGCGAAGGGGACATATCGACATAACAGTAAACGGCGTTACTAAACGCATTCGCATTCGGCGTGTTCACCTCGAAGAGGATACTGGCAAGCTGATTCACGCTGGCGGAAATGAAAGCTTCATAGACTACAACCGAAGCGGTGTTCCCCTCATGGAAATTGTTAGTGAGGCTGACATACATTCTGCTGAAGAGGCGCGGGAGTATCTGGTTCGTCTTCGAGCAATACTTACCTATCTTGGCGTAAGCGATGCCAAGATGGAAGAGGGCCATATGCGGTGCGAACCAAACATATCTGTCCGTCCCAAAGGTACTGAGATGCTTGGCACGCGCACCGAGCTCAAAAATTTAAACTCGTTCCGCGCAGTTTATCGTGGTGTGGATTATGAGATAAGACGCCAGATTGAAGTACTAAGGGAGGGCGGTAAGATAGTTCACGAAACCCGGCGCTGGGATGACGAACAAGGCATTACAACCGTAATGCGAGGCAAGGAATACGAACAAGAATACCGATACTTCCCTGAACCCGACCTTGTGCCGATGTACTTTTCCCCAGAGTTCATTGAGGAGCAAAGGAGGGCTCTGCCGGAACTTCCCGATCAAAAGAAATCTCGGTTTATGGAAGAATTTGGCCTCCCAGCTTATGATGCTGAAATCCTTACCGATACGCGCGAAATGGCAGAGTATTTCGAGGAAACTGTGAAGATGTTTCCCGAACCCAAAACTGTCAGCAACTGGATTATGGGCGACTTCACTCGCATGTTGAACGCCGCTGGGATTGAGATACAAGAGTCCAAAGTCAAGCCTTCAGACCTTGCCACTTTGCTCAAAATGATCTCCGATGGTACTATTAGCGGCAAAATTGCAAAAACAGTCTTTGAGGAAATGTTTGCGACCGGTAAGTCACCGAAAGAAATCGTGCAAGCAAGAGGAATGACCCAAATTACTGGCGAGGAAGAGCTCATTCCCGTGATTGACCGCGTGCTCGACGAAAATCCCGATGTCGTTGCGAAGATAAAAGGCGGCGA
It encodes:
- the nth gene encoding endonuclease III → MEDKRRRVQEILEILKRTHPKPEVMLNFTTPFELLVATILAAQSTDVKVNEVTARLFKKYRSPEDFANADPKELETDIHETGFFRQKAKSIIEASKEIVSRYGGKVPDTIEELTKLPGVGRKTANVILARAYGKPAIIVDTHVLRVSARLGLVDPILAEKKEADKVEMALREIVPEEDWVAFSDAIVALGRTICTARSPKHSICPILHLCPTGQAEIKAKKDCK
- the gatB gene encoding Asp-tRNA(Asn)/Glu-tRNA(Gln) amidotransferase subunit GatB, which produces MEYEPVIGLEVHAELLTESKMFCSCPNAFAGEPNSRTCPVCLGLPGSLPVANKKAVEFVIRTALALNCEVSSYSIFHRKNYFYPDLVKNYQISQYDYPIGRRGHIDITVNGVTKRIRIRRVHLEEDTGKLIHAGGNESFIDYNRSGVPLMEIVSEADIHSAEEAREYLVRLRAILTYLGVSDAKMEEGHMRCEPNISVRPKGTEMLGTRTELKNLNSFRAVYRGVDYEIRRQIEVLREGGKIVHETRRWDDEQGITTVMRGKEYEQEYRYFPEPDLVPMYFSPEFIEEQRRALPELPDQKKSRFMEEFGLPAYDAEILTDTREMAEYFEETVKMFPEPKTVSNWIMGDFTRMLNAAGIEIQESKVKPSDLATLLKMISDGTISGKIAKTVFEEMFATGKSPKEIVQARGMTQITGEEELIPVIDRVLDENPDVVAKIKGGDQKPMGFLVGQVMKYTQGRANPQLVNKLLAQRLSER
- the gatC gene encoding Asp-tRNA(Asn)/Glu-tRNA(Gln) amidotransferase subunit GatC produces the protein MRLSKAEVEHVAWLARLELSDEEKQRLTGHLNEIMVHFEKLQQLDTNEVAPTSHSIPVQNIYREDVVGQCLSADQALSNAPEARDDYFVVPQVVET
- a CDS encoding alpha-galactosidase, with product MIGILMGVAILAALQLASGANITTGEIVTAHRWATAKFQGIVEKASPKSGLLVLANHDPVQRNARAGRPLNIAGTQYSRGLYYHATSKVVVRLPGPGANFTAFVGVDSNEQTSGGRGSIIFSVKANEKELFNSGIMREGNDPIAVNVPLNGSTEFTLEVSDAGDGIACDQADWADAKATMEDGSEIWLGDLPIVGNDQAQMFDSEPPFSFTYDGKLSSEFLKTWTVERKSKNLDNHKVEHTTVYRDKKTGLVVRLAAIEYKYFPIVEWIIYFKNTGSADTPIISDLKALDCLFIRSGSENFVLHHHVGSPCLPNDYQPLADILPAGAHKHIATSGGRSSNSDLPYFNIQSGFDGVIMAIGWPGQWAADFIRESEKCLRARAGQELTHFKLHPGEEVRTPLIVLQFWQGDRLRAHNIWRRWMLEHNLPKPYGKQVQPQMAGCSSHQYGEMVYADSESQKFFIDRYIEEGIQIDYWWMDAGWYVNETGWPNTGTWEVDTKRFPGGLRQISDHAHAKGVKTIVWFEPERVTPGTWIYEKHPEWLLGPDGNQKLLNLGNPEALRWLTEHVDKLIVEQGIDLYRNDFNIDPLPYWRGNDSEDRQGITEIKYVEGFLAFWDELRRRHPNMLIDTCASGGRRNDLETLRRAVPLLRSDYILEPIGQQCHTYGISFWIPFFGTGVNQFDAYSFRSAICPHITGCWDMRVKDSDYKIVRKLVEQWRKVAPYMLGDYYPLTSYSLNTDVWIAWQFDHPDLGEGMVQAFRRPASPYESARFKLHGLDPNSEYIITNLDTNQSSIKRGCDLIERGLQIFLKNQPDSAIVSYKRKSSK
- a CDS encoding nucleoside hydrolase is translated as MKRVIIDTDAGVDDALALILALRSPEFSVEAITTVSGNAHVDLCTENVLRVLDVLELDEPPPVSKGEAEPLVKRLVTAPEVHGVDGLGGLHSLIVKTGEYKYPKPSRMAISTPAVQLLPELAEKYAGELTLITLGPLTNVARAILDKPVAMASLKEIIIMGGAFRVYGNTTTVAEFNIFVDPHAAEVVLDVGVPITFVPLDVTEQVCLEMGYVTREIKPLGTKLSEFLSDLTREYIQYHMKTEGFPGCYLHDPLAVGVAIDPTIVGMREGFVQIETAGNITTGMTVCDLRPQPLVENPPNARICTEVDAHRFLRLFLERIKG
- the gatA gene encoding Asp-tRNA(Asn)/Glu-tRNA(Gln) amidotransferase subunit GatA, whose protein sequence is MQNKDSLRHRASGTTQEESDLHLHTLTAHELHEMLKARKVSSVELTRAVLERISAVEDKVKAYVTIVGESALEAANAVDEKIARGEEISPLAGIPTAIKDNMCTAGVLTTCSSKILYNYIPPYGATVVKRLIDSGAVVIGKTNLDEFAMGSSTENSAFFATRNPWNLSKVPGGSSGGSAAAVSADEAILALGSDTGGSIRQPASFCGIVGMKPTYGRVSRYGLVAFASSLDQIGPMTKDVTDTAILLNAICGKDPLDSTSVDLPVPDFTRALRNDVRGLKIGVPKEFFAQGVRPEIADAVMKGVELLCSLGADFRELSMPIMEYTLPTYYILAPAEASSNLARYDGVRYGYRSEHSPDVLTMFAKTRQEGFGAEVKQRIMIGTYVLSAGYYDAYYLKAQKVRTLVRQAYDEAFKEFDVLISPTSPTVAFGIGEKVDDPLEMKLADVCTIPINLAGIPAISVPCGFSEGLPIGMQIMGRPFDEETILRVAYTFEQNTEYHTKKPLL